From Columba livia isolate bColLiv1 breed racing homer chromosome 7, bColLiv1.pat.W.v2, whole genome shotgun sequence, one genomic window encodes:
- the LOC135579927 gene encoding maestro heat-like repeat-containing protein family member 6: MTWRPPFTPRVVWLNDDSEDEDEEEKEVEAAPTLQREEVQEHQLLQAGQWPGWAAGRVAAAGWDHPRGHPQGKRGRGDRAVPHAGLWPCSIHGHSQPHPAARETGVSVPTSPCHGARLCSPASPAAPQLCPHLVFARSQLGAARRGAEAGRHPCPAQPQSKGTRSQPCSRCPAKHRCWALGVASFSSLPFLFPQLFWETVHPKDCEGSTVELAEAMTEGQSYDAEAGAALLDMLVESEVSTLKQVPRIVRCIHRWFMTNTDESVEHSLDNTLVELTDAHPHDVVVALLRCAPSCDRAAAAMWRMMVTTSMTTKKVFRELLCVLEDWPLHSTSTCDGDQQDVLALAATRALWEILQMPRFPRGLKVYFPRLLLALLFQVVYSTEQMPDEVDTFWRECQEEGGLPTSPSRFIVLTVKALLCRLGYRLVAFEVERKRGWDTLLHAETHHCAMGLLAREIRVVSRHLNASVVSYLVELLSRNEPRCELPAMAFLVEILASPGPNVRAESFLQLVPRYLQSNCSMTRSLLLKGLNVICDTPWMVPKMRFLVPRLTDLLQDTDMDMVRMTLSVLRKVVRDPSVPISTPIALQLAERLQPLFDNDQVHLRQLVLSSCPLPVHQESWYVRQLSVSIFKEVIEHVANDGKKPLKTLVHQSLLPLIFHVFDENKAVAATCRDTLLQATAFLKKEKLRQVVLRDQQTEAIGECLLDKPPEPSVCGWQLCPCPLLQPIAASLQPTHAPVPRVCGPTGSSPSSSPCPSPGLLTEPRPSCGLGTGWHCSSSGSSQPSCSLQTRHQPAAGWVLWVSWQGRPVLGTGTTRPGAESAPALVSIPCRSLQLVECRSRAAEYLGQSLTYVQSPQDSIREAAVAFLGVLGQHMRAQPEKFRLIYHSE; the protein is encoded by the exons ATGACGTGGAGACCCCCATTCACACCCAGGGTGGTCTGGCTGAATGACGATAGTGAGGATGAGGacgaggaggagaaggaggttgAGGCTGCCCCAACATTGCAGCGTGAGGAGGTGCAggagcaccagctgctgcaggcaggtcaGTGGCCGGGCTGGGCCGCAGGGCGAGTGGCTGCAGCCGGCTGGGACCATCCCCGTGGACATCCCCAGGGAAAGAGGGGACGAGGGGACAGGGCTGTTCCCCACGCTGGGCTCTGGCCATGCTCCATCCACGGGCActcccagccccatcctgcgGCCAGGGAGACGGGGGTCagtgtccccaccagcccctgtcACGGGGCTCGGCTGTGTTCTCCAGCCTCTCCCGCAgcccctcagctctgcccacaCTTGGTCTTTGCCAGATCCCAACTGGGAGCTGCCAGAAGAGGAGCAGAAGCAGGAAGACACCCATGTCCTGCACAACCCCAGAGCAAAGGTAcccgcagccagccctgctctcgCTGCCCAGCCAAGCACCGCTGTTGGGCACTCGGTGTGGCATCCTtctcttccctgcccttcctATTCCCGCAGCTGTTTTGGGAAACTGTCCACCCCAAAGACTGTGAAGGCTCCACTGTCGAGCTCGCTGAGGCCATGACAGAAGGACAATCCTACGACGcggaggctggtgctgctctgctggatATGCTTGTGGAAAGCGAGGTCTCCACTTTGAAGCAG GTGCCCAGGATTGTGCGGTGCATCCACCGGTGGTTCATGACCAACACGGACGAGTCAGTTGAGCACAGCCTGGACAACACCCTTGTGGAGCTCACCGACGCGCACCCCCATGATGTGGTGGTGGCCCTGCTGCGCTGTGCCCCATCGTGCGACCG AGCCGCTGCAGCCATGTGGAGGATGATGGTCACCACCAGCATGACCACAAAGAAGGTGTTCCGGGAGCTGCTCTGCGTGCTGGAAGACTGGCCGCTGCACAGCACGTCCACCTGTGACGGGGACCAACAGGACGTCCTTGCCCTGGCT gCAACCAGGGCTCTGTGGGAGATACTTCAAATGCCCAGGTTCCCAAGAGGGCTGAAGGTGTATTTCCCTCGCCtcctcctggctctgctcttccAAGTTGtgtacagcacagagcagatgcCAGACGAGGTGGATACTTTCTGGAGGGAATGCCAGGAGGAAGGCGGCcttcccaccagccccagcag GTTTATAGTGCTGACTGTGAAAGCACTGCTCTGCCGTCTGGGCTATAGGCTTGTAGCCTTTGAAGTGGAACGTAAGCGTGGCTGGGACACGCTCCTCCACGCTGAGACCCACCACTGCGCAATGGGGCTGCTGGCCAG AGAGATCCGTGTTGTCTCAAGACACCTCAATGCCTCTGTGGTGTCCTACCTGGTCGAGCTGCTCAGCAGGAATGAGCCCCGCTGTGAGCTCCCTGCCATGGCGTTCCTTGTGGAG ATCCTGGCCTCCCCTGGCCCAAACGTAAGAGCTGAGAGCTTCCTGCAGCTTGTCCCAAGATACCTGCAGAGCAACTGCAGCATGACGCGTTCCCTGCTGCTCAAAGGCCTCAACGTGATCTGCGACACACCGTGGATG GTCCCAAAAATGCGGTTCCTGGTGCCAAGACTCACGGATCTACTGCAAGACACAGACATGGATATGGTCAGGATGACCCTCTCTGTGCTCAGGAAGGTGGTCCGTGACCCGAGCGTCCCAATTTCCACCCCCATCGCACTGCAGCTGGCTGAGAGGCTCCAGCCACTCTTTGACAAC GACCAGGTGCACCTGAggcagctggtgctgagctcttGCCCTCTTCCTGTCCACCAGGAGTCCTGGTATGTGCGACAGCTCTCCGTCAGCATCTTTAAAGAGGTGATAGAGCATGTAGCAAATGATGGAAAAAAGCCGCTGAAGACGCTTGTGCACCAGAGCCTGCTCCCCCTGATCTTCCACGTGTTTGATGAGAACAAGGCCGTGGCAGCG acctGTAGGGATACCCTGCTGCAAGCTACCGCTTTCCTGAAGAAGGAGAAGCTCAGGCAGGTGGTGTTAAGGGATCAGCAGACAGAGGCGATCGGCGAGTGCCTG ctggaCAAGCCCCCCGAGCCCAGTGTTTGTGGCTGGCAGCTGTGCCCCTgcccactgctgcagcccatcGCCGCCAGCCTGCAGCCCACACACGCTCCCGTACCTCGTGTGTGCGGCCCCACGggctcttctccaagctcctctccctgcccgagcccagggctgctgacgGAGCCCCGGCCCAGCTGCGGGTTGGGGACAGGATGGCACTGCAGCTCCTCGGGGAGCAGCCAGCCCTCTTGCTCCCTCCAGACCCGGCACCAGCCGGCTGCTGGCTGGGTGTTGTGGGTGTCCTGGCAGGGGAGGCCAGTCCTGGGCACAGGGACCACCCGGCCAGGGGCAGAGTCTGCACCAGCCCTTGTCTCCATCCCCTGTCGCTCTCTCCAGCTGGTAGAGTGccgcagcagagcagcagagtaCCTGGGTCAGTCATTGACGTACGTGCAGAGCCCACAGGACTCCATACGAGAGGCAGCCGTCGCGTTCCTTG GGGTCCTTGGGCAGCACATGAGGGCTCAGCCGGAGAAGTTCCGGCTCATCTACCACAGTGAGTGA
- the LOC135579892 gene encoding maestro heat-like repeat-containing protein family member 6, which yields MTWRPPFTPRVVWLNDDSEDEDEEEKEVEAAPASQHEEVQEHQLLQADPSWELPEEEQKQEDTHVLHNPRAKLFWETVHPKDCEGSTVELAEAMTEGQSYDAEAGAALLDMLVESEVSTLKQVPRIVRCIHRWFMTNTDESVEHSLDNTLVELTDAHPHDVVVALLRCAPSCDRAAAAMWRMMVTTSMTTKKVFRELLCVLEDWPLHSTSTCDGDQQDVLALAATRALWEILQMPRFPRGLKVYFPRLLLALLFQVVYSTEQMPDEVDTFWRECQEEGGLPTSPSRFIVLTVKALLCRLGYRLVAFEVERKRGWDTLLHAETHHCAMGLLAREIRVVSRHLNASVASYLVELLSRNEPRCELPAMAFLVEILASPGPNVRAESFLQLVPRYLQSNCSIMRSLVLKGLTVICDTPWMVPKMRFLVQRLTDLLQDADMDMVRMTLSVLRKVVRDPSVPISTPIALQLAERLQPLFDNESWYVRQLSVSIFKKVIERVANDGKKLLKTLVHQSLLPLIFHVFDENKAVAATCRDTLLQATAFLKKEKLRQAVLRDQQTEAIGECLLVECRSRAAEYLRQTLTYMQSPQDSIREAAVAFLGEAQPPRVPPSRAAAQPQPRVLHGQQDSAQWLWSRHCPMWGARGSPPPSPSPALGHHAWGRARAQPCQGQGRLWPGCCGGAALLGRAGAVTGCVFPGVLGQHMRAQPEKFQLVYHAVQHATKDSSPYVQRQALHTLPLLRPAVANGSSRSRLQELQSQLRQAWRRRRPSLWGNGWLCCWGSAQD from the exons ATGACGTGGAGACCCCCATTCACACCCAGGGTGGTCTGGCTGAATGACGATAGTGAGGATGAGGacgaggaggagaaggaggttgAGGCTGCCCCAGCATCGCAGCATGAGGAGGTGCAggagcaccagctgctgcaggcag ATCccagctgggagctgccagAAGAGGAGCAGAAGCAGGAAGACACCCATGTCCTGCACAACCCCAGAGCAAAG CTGTTTTGGGAAACTGTCCACCCCAAAGACTGTGAAGGCTCCACTGTCGAGCTCGCTGAGGCCATGACAGAAGGACAATCCTACGACGcggaggctggtgctgctctgctggatATGCTTGTGGAAAGCGAGGTCTCCACTTTGAAGCAG GTGCCCAGGATTGTGCGGTGCATCCACCGGTGGTTCATGACCAACACGGACGAGTCAGTTGAGCACAGCCTGGACAACACCCTTGTGGAGCTCACCGACGCGCACCCCCATGATGTGGTGGTGGCCCTGCTGCGCTGTGCCCCATCGTGCGACCG AGCCGCTGCAGCCATGTGGAGGATGATGGTCACCACCAGCATGACCACAAAGAAGGTGTTCCGGGAGCTGCTCTGCGTGCTGGAGGACTGGCCGCTGCACAGCACGTCCACCTGTGACGGGGACCAACAGGACGTCCTTGCCCTGGCT gCAACCAGGGCTCTGTGGGAGATACTTCAAATGCCCAGGTTCCCAAGAGGGCTGAAGGTGTATTTCCCTCGCCtcctcctggctctgctcttccAAGTTGtgtacagcacagagcagatgcCAGACGAGGTGGATACTTTCTGGAGGGAATGCCAGGAGGAAGGCGGCcttcccaccagccccagcag GTTTATAGTGCTGACTGTGAAAGCACTGCTCTGCCGTCTGGGCTACAGGCTTGTAGCCTTTGAAGTGGAACGTAAGCGTGGCTGGGACACGCTCCTCCACGCTGAGACCCACCACTGCGCAATGGGGCTGCTGGCCAG AGAGATCCGTGTTGTCTCAAGACACCTCAATGCCTCTGTGGCGTCCTACCTGGTCGAGCTGCTCAGCAGGAATGAGCCCCGCTGTGAGCTCCCTGCCATGGCGTTCCTTGTGGAG ATCCTGGCCTCCCCTGGCCCAAATGTAAGAGCTGAGAGCTTCCTGCAGCTGGTCCCAAGATACCTGCAGAGCAACTGCAGCATAATGCGTTCGctggtgctcaaaggcctcaccGTGATCTGCGACACACCGTGGATG GTCCCAAAAATGCGGTTCCTGGTGCAAAGACTCACGGATCTACTGCAAGACGCAGATATGGATATGGTCAGGATGACCCTGTCTGTGCTCAGGAAGGTGGTCCGTGACCCGAGCGTCCCAATTTCCACCCCCATCGCTCTGCAGCTGGCTGAGAGGCTCCAGCCACTCTTTGACAAC GAGTCCTGGTATGTGCGACAGCTCTCCGTCAGCATCTTTAAAAAGGTGATAGAGCGTGTAGCAAATGATGGAAAAAAGCTGCTGAAGACGCTTGTGCACCAGAGCCTGCTCCCCCTGATCTTCCACGTGTTTGATGAGAACAAGGCCGTGGCAGCG acctGTAGGGATACCCTGCTGCAAGCTACCGCTTTCCTGAAGAAGGAGAAGCTCAGGCAGGCGGTGTTAAGGGATCAGCAGACAGAGGCGATCGGCGAGTGCCTG CTGGTAGAGTGccgcagcagagcagcagagtaCCTGCGTCAGACCCTGACGTACATGCAGAGCCCACAGGACTCCATACGAGAGGCAGCCGTCGCGTTCCTTGGTGAGGCACAACCCCCCAGGGTCCCTCCCAGCcgtgctgcagctcagccccagccccgggTGCTGCACGGGCAGCAGGATTCGGCCCAGTGGCTCTGGAGCCGCCACTGCCCGATGTGGGGTGCACGGGGCTCCCCGCCgccctctccctcccctgcccttggGCATCACGCTTGGGGCAGAGCCCGggctcagccctgccagggGCAGGGGCGCCTGTGGCCgggctgctgtgggggagcTGCGCTGCTGGGGCGAGCAGGAGCGGTGACGGGCTGTGTGTTTCCAGGGGTCCTTGGGCAGCACATGAGGGCTCAGCCGGAGAAGTTCCAGCTCGTCTACCACG CCGTTCAACACGCGACAAAGGACAGCAGCCCCTACGTCCAACGCCAGGCACTTCACACTCTGCCCCTGCTGAGACCTGCAGTGGCAAATGGCTCCTCCAGATCCAGGCTGCAGGAACTGCAGAGCCAACTCCGCCAGGCGTGGAGGAGGCGGCGGCCTTCTCTCTGGGGCAatggctggctgtgctgctggggctccgCACAGGACTGA